Sequence from the Pseudocalidococcus azoricus BACA0444 genome:
AAAACCTGTTTCGTGTTTAATTAAGAAATGTGCCCCAAGTTTTGGAGCTATCAATCTAATTATTTCTCGAAACGGCCTAGTACGAATATGGTGAGGAGTAATACTAAAGTTTCTTCTTAGTATTTCAGCTCTTACAAAAGACGGTAGAAAAGATAACAAGCGTGATTTCTCATCTACACTCAACGTCGTAAAAAATAAAAAATCAAGATCCTCGTCCTCAAGTTCTTTTAAGAGAGACCTAGAGAAGGTATTACCAGTAGGGTGAGAAATAATAAACATTAGTTTTTAATGAGTGAATTAATCAGAACGTTAAGATATCGTTGAACGACATAACTTGATGAATGCTTTTTAAGATGTTCTTCTCTATGAATTTTAAAGCTTTCGAGGTATTTATTATTGGATAGCAAGCGGATTAAAGCATTAGCAAGAGCAACGTGATCGCCATTAGGAAAAGTTAACCCACAAAGACCAATTGCATCCTTTAAGCCACCTCCTTCAGAACCGACAACAACACAACCACAAGCTATACCTTCGAGGGCGACAATTCCGAATGGCTCTGCCCATCTTGATGGCACTACCATTATCTTAAATTGATTCAGTAAACTAACTAAGACTTGACCAGATTTAACACCTTCAAAGATGATATATCTCTCTAAATTTAGATCTCTAACCTGTGATTCCAAAACAAGACGCTCACTCCCGTCTCCAATAATAGATAGATGAGCTTTTATACCGTAATCATGAACTATCTTAAGGGCGGAAATTAAGGTATCAACCCCTTTATCACTAACAAGGCGCCCCAGAAAAACCAAATCCTTAATTCGTTGATTACACCCAATCACCCTAAATAGCTTGTCATTGTAGGGATTACCAATGATAACAGAGGGAGTTTTTATACTGTCAGCAACAGATTTTGAAATTGAAATAACATTTGAGAATCTTAAACAAGTAAGTTTAACTTTATCAATCAATCGAATTTGGCCATCCGATCTCTGAATCCAAGTGCGTACTGCTATCACACAAGGTTTTTGATAAAGAAAGTTAGGGTACAGGTACAGAAGAGATATATTATTTTGAAATAAAACATCACACCACTTAAGACATTTAAGCATTCTATTTAAGTTTGGCCTACGAATTACTTGGAAGTCAAACTTCTTAGAGCAATTTACCCCTGAGTCTAATGCATGTGTAACTACAATGACCTCATGCCCAAGAGCCACAAAATTTGTAGCTAATAGTTCAGATATTGCTTCAATACCTCCAATATTTGGAAAGAAAGTATATGAGACAAGCAGTATTTTCATAAAAATTATTAGCGATTGCTATTCAAATTTCAATAAGTATAAAGAAAGCTCTCTGTTTGTTACTAAATCCTTGAAATTTTGTCAAAGCTTGGATAAATTCAGAATAACTTGACATAGATTCAAAAAATATTTTGTCAGTAGTATTAATACAAGTGAAGTCGTATGGCTAGGTAGACGATGTATCAAAATCCTTTATCTAAATCAATAAGTCTATAAATACTAAATCTATTTAGTTATTCTTGCCAGTTAGTCTTTAATTATATCAGAAAATATTTTAGTTTGCTTTTCTAAAGTATGGGATTGATACCAATCAAAAACTTGATTTGAAATTGTCTGAAGCTCATGTAAGTTTTCAAAGCTACTAGATGGAGTTAAATAATGAGTTCCATACGCAATATCATCTTTAACTTTCTGATATTTTGTTTCTAGTATTGGAATGATGCCATGAGAACAATATGCTGCAAATACGGTTGATTTTGCCAAAACATTGCTTGGATAACTTAAAAAAGCAGCCATTGAATTAGTTAGATAATAACATATAATATTACGTTCTTGTTTACCAATACACATTACATCAATATTTATAATATCATAATTAATTCCACTAATTGGTTCACCTATATCTATAATCTTAGTAATATCAAGGCTGTTACAAACAAAGTTTAATTTATCTACAGAATTTTTATAGATTAAACGTCGCTTGCTTTTTCCCCCGAATATTATTAAATGCTTGTCTCGTTCAATAAGAGGCTTATTATAAGCAGCTTCACCTACGTTTGAAAATACTGGCAGTGACAATATTTTCAGTTCCGTATTATTTTGTAATTTTTGAAGTAATTCTACATAATGCCTATTACTTGTTATAGAAGCTTGGCTAATAGATAGGATATTTTGACAAATTTTTTTCTGAATATTATGTAACCAAAAAGCGCTGCTTTGAATTGTACCTGAGGCATAGAGTTCATGGAACATGGTTATTAGCTTACAGTTTCTTTGTTTTTTCCATTCTTCCAGGCCATGCACTAACCAAAAGGGACATCCTCGTTTTGCGTATCCATAACCCACATAATGTAAAATAACGATTTCATGATCTTTGATTAGTTCTACTAGAGCATCAGCTTTTCGAGATTGAACGGGTGTTGCTTTGAAGTTTTCGACATACCCAGGTCTATCAGTACTTTTCCAGTTTGGATTACCGACAGCAAATTCTGTAACAATACCATAATTACTATACAGCGGCCTGGCAAGATTTAAGGCATAGTCACCAAGACCATTGACTGATGGAGGTAAATCGGGAACTATTTGTAACAGTCTGACCAAAATAATACCTGAACAATTAAGTAATATTGACAAATTATATTCAAAAATAACAGTCTTATTCTAGCTTAAAAATAAAGCCTTCCAACACTGGATAATCAATTAAGGAGTTCTTCCGAAAATACGTAAAAAGATACAAATATTAGGATAAACATACCATCAATTTACCAGCCAATCTTCTAAAGACATCCTTGGGAAAGTTTCAAGGTATCCGCCCTCTGTACAGTTTATAATTCGACCATTATTAAACTCATATGCGGCCTTCGCAATTGAGTAGCCTAGCTCCATTCCAGCAATATTTGAAACTTGCCATTTATCACCACTTTTGGTATAGTTTGGGTGAAAATGATTAATATCTTTTTCAGCAGTTATTTCGATCGAGCCAAAAGTTTTTCGAGTTTTATAGCTATGATCACAACCAATAATTGCAACATCTCTAAAACCCATATGGAGAGCTAACTGTAAAGCAGTGTAGGTTACTGTTCCACAATTACCGATATTCCAGGAACAATCCTGGGCAAATGAAAAAGTATTTAAAAATGATGAATATATATAAATATTATTATTGTGCTGGAGATTGCTTTTGGAGAACTCATGTGCAAGAAACAAAGGAATTTCAGTTGTTTTGAAAAAGTCAAGATTCTGATAGAAAATAATCGGATCAACACAAACAATAGATGATGGACGAAAAGATGATTTATCAAACAAAAGATTAATTTTGTTTAACCCAAAAGTAT
This genomic interval carries:
- a CDS encoding glycosyltransferase family 4 protein — its product is MKILLVSYTFFPNIGGIEAISELLATNFVALGHEVIVVTHALDSGVNCSKKFDFQVIRRPNLNRMLKCLKWCDVLFQNNISLLYLYPNFLYQKPCVIAVRTWIQRSDGQIRLIDKVKLTCLRFSNVISISKSVADSIKTPSVIIGNPYNDKLFRVIGCNQRIKDLVFLGRLVSDKGVDTLISALKIVHDYGIKAHLSIIGDGSERLVLESQVRDLNLERYIIFEGVKSGQVLVSLLNQFKIMVVPSRWAEPFGIVALEGIACGCVVVGSEGGGLKDAIGLCGLTFPNGDHVALANALIRLLSNNKYLESFKIHREEHLKKHSSSYVVQRYLNVLINSLIKN
- a CDS encoding 6-hydroxymethylpterin diphosphokinase MptE-like protein, with the translated sequence MVNNPFSYQRKSINPYRSFLRSCLEVSKRVLWDIDPLSWESRTQLLHLKDKYVNEKAVIICNGPSLLKSNLSNLNGIYTFGLNKINLLFDKSSFRPSSIVCVDPIIFYQNLDFFKTTEIPLFLAHEFSKSNLQHNNNIYIYSSFLNTFSFAQDCSWNIGNCGTVTYTALQLALHMGFRDVAIIGCDHSYKTRKTFGSIEITAEKDINHFHPNYTKSGDKWQVSNIAGMELGYSIAKAAYEFNNGRIINCTEGGYLETFPRMSLEDWLVN